A genomic stretch from Sphaerodactylus townsendi isolate TG3544 linkage group LG15, MPM_Stown_v2.3, whole genome shotgun sequence includes:
- the LOC125443989 gene encoding uncharacterized protein LOC125443989 — translation MLRKHQKMLQRLRARFLRGKVAPLAPTESGRQDAAAVPPTLVVAAYLAGKKGPDQELAFLRAVGGVCEACKGRGLRTLPFSKQAVGEEILDIMEEAFFDLTEPFLEAMATVQKLSQFQPPLGPDLRSSIVAWAVRLIVSGSPGPHQPHQLELQDRAEKGLRGMLEQLLREDPSAGHVVGLLEHLAYWLQTSCPTARSRAASLSSCLLQFASRLPSFQIRDSAALGNLLVQLAVSLVDPDTGIREQARGTLGQLHRLLQCRRGLRKKTRDPRWEANPGQPWKEGFWHLRHVGEVFLGHLTQQQKQAFAQAAWLNVSHLAQDWVREGSLVLLYSVLGRAGQLLEEEEEDDLRMSLSALLYQLWKGREAPSEIQALLPKAGDPK, via the exons ATGCTAAGAAAACACCAGAAAAT GCTCCAACGCCTCCGGGCCAGATTCTTAAGGGGGAAGGTTGCCCCTCTGGCCCCTACGGAGAGCGGACGGCAGGATGCAG CTGCCGTCCCGCCCACCCTGGTTGTGGCCGCCTACCTGGCCGGAAAGAAG GGGCCCGACCAGGAGCTGGCCTTCCTCCGGGCCGTGGGGGGGGTGTGCGAGGCCTGCAAGGGCAGGGGCCTCCGCACCCTCCCCTTCAGCAAGCAGGCCGTCGGGGAGGAGATCCTG GACATCATGGAGGAGGCCTTCTTTGACCTCACGGAGCCCTTCCTGGAGGCCATGGCCACCGTCCAGAAGCTCAG CCAGTTCCAGCCTCCACTGGGCCCAGATCTCCGGAGCTCCATCGTGGCCTGGGCTGTCCGGCTGATAGTGAGCGGCAGCCCAGGCCCACACCAGCCCCACCAGCTG GAGCTGCAGGACAGGGCCGAGAAGGGCCTCCGTGGGATGTTGGAGCAGTTGCTCAGGGAGGACCCATCGGCAGGGCACGTGGTGGGACTCCTGGAA CACCTGGCCTACTGGCTGCAGACCAGCTGTCCCACCGCCCGGTCCAGGGCCGCCTCCCTCAGCAGCTGCCTCCTTCAATTTGCCAGCCGCCTGCCCTCCTTCCAG ATCCGGGACAGCGCTGCCCTGGGGAACCTGCTGGTGCAGCTGGCCGTCTCCCTGGTCGACCCGGACACCGGGATCCGGGAACAGGCCAGGGGGACCCTGGGCCAGCTGCACAGGCTGCTGCAGTGCCGGCGGG ggCTCCGCAAGAAGACCAGGGACCCCCGCTGGGAGGCCAACCCAGGGCAGCCCTGGAAGGAGGGCTTCTGGCACCTCCGCCACGTGGGTGAG GTGTTCCTGGGACACCTCACCCAGCAACAGAAGCAAGCCTTCGCCCAGGCAGCGTGGCTCAACGTCTCCCACCTGGCCCAGGACTGGGTGCGGGAGGGCAGCCTCGTCCTCCTCTACTCTGTCCTGGGCCGGGCAGGCCaactcctggaggaggaggag GAAGACGACCTCCGGATGagcctctctgccctcctctaccAGCTGTGGAAGGGCAGGGAGGCTCCGAGTGAGATCCAGGCGCTCCTGCCCAAGGCTG GTGACCCCAAATAA